TCGCCTTGATCCCGGTCTGGAGCGGCTCTTTCACCGGCTGGCGATCGATCACGCCCGGGGCCACAACGTCAATATTGCGGGTCTCCTGGGTATCGATCGGACCCTTCCCGTCAATGGGCTGGCCCAGGGCGTTCACGACACGGCCGAGAAGCGCCTTTCCGACGGGGACCTGGACGATCCGGCCGGTGCGGCGCACCTCGTCGCCCTCCTTGACCTGCTGGTCGTCTCCCATGAGAACGGAGCCGACGTTGTCCGTTTCAAGGTTGAGCGCCATCCCAAAAAGGCCGTTGGGAAATTCAAGAAGCTCGCCCGCCATGCACTTTTCCAGTCCATAGATGCGGGCGATTCCGTCGCCGACGGAGATAACGCTGCCCGTTTCGGCCAACTCGACGGAAGCGTCAAACCCTTCGATTTCCTTTTGAATGATCTGGCTGATTTCTTCGGCGCGAATCTGCATTTGATTTCCTCTTTGCCCTTTGTCTATTTTCGTTAAAAGAGCGATTCGAAAACGGAGTCGATTTTAATCGACAACCAATTTTTCCCGTAAGTTCTTCAGTTGATTCCGGATGCTGCCGTCCATCATGACGCTTCCCACGCGGCAAGTCAGCCCGCCGATGAGCGATTCATCTTGCTTGGTATCGACGATCACCTCTTTGCCGGTCACTTCCGAAAGACGCTTCCTCAGCCGCTCGATGGAATCCCCGTCCAGCAAGGCTGCGGAACGAATCTCAGCCCGGACCCGGCCACGCTTATCGTCGGACAGCTCCCGGTAGTAGCCGGCGATGGCAGAAAGGTCTGTGACCCGATCTTTTTCCACGACCACGCGCAGGAAATTCCGGATCAGATCGCTCGCGCCGGAGGAGCGCAAAACATTCTCCACCAAGCGGACCCGTGTGGGCTTGGGAAAACGCGGGTTCTCCAGCACGCGCCGAAGGTCGGCGTGCCCTCCAATCGCCTGGGCTGCGGCTTCGAGCTCCGCGCCGGTCTCATCGAGAGTACCGGCCCTATCGGCGATGCCGACGAGCGCTTTGGCGTAGCGGCGCGCGACTTCTCCGCCGGTCATATGCCGCCTCCGTTCACGGTTGCCACCTTAGACAAGAAATTTTCCATGAGCCGTTTCTGGTCTTCTGGACCAAGGTTTTTCCGGAGAATTTCCTCGGCCAGCTCCACGGCAAGGCGGGCGGCCTCGTTCTGAAGCTCGGCACGGGCCTTTTTCCCTTCAAGTTCGATGGCCCCGCGGGCATGCTCCAAAAGACGCTCGGCGAGGTCGTCCTGATCGCTCTGAAGGCGCTTCCACATGGACTCGCGCTCCATCTCGCCCTGCTTGCGGACGCGGCCAAGCTCGGCCTCCAGATCGGCGACTTTCGAGCGCTGCTCTCCGAGAAGCCGCTCGGATTCCACCCGGGCTTTTTGAGCCTCCGCCAACGCTTTCTGAATCCCCTCGCGGCGCTCCTGAAAAAATTTTCGTATCGGCTTGTAGGCAACCTTATAAAGAATGGCGATCACGATGAGCGTGTTCATCAGCTTGAACAGCTCTTCTTTCAGGCTGAACGCCTTATGGTGAACCTCGCCCGCCTCTGCCGCCCAGGAGAGCTCCGGCAAAAGAAGCGGAAGCGCCAGCAGGGTGAGCACATAGAGCCCCCACATAACGGCACCGCAGTCTCCCGGATAAGTCCTTCTCATCATTTCCCTCAGGCTACAGCCCGGCCGGCAAGGCGGTTGGCGATATCCGCCGCGAACCCCCGGGCGCGATCTTTGAGTTCGCCCGCTACCGCCTCGGCGTCGCGCCGGATGGCCACGCGGGCTTCCTCGACTTCCTGGTCGGTCTTCACGCGGATTTCCTCAATGCGCACGCGCGTCCGCTCGGTCATCTCCTGCTGGAGCTTGACGACGGCGTCGGTGTTTTCGCGCTGAATCTCGGAGAGCGAATCCTCGTACTGGCTCACATAACCCAGGGCCTCGCTTCTGTCCCGCTCGGCCGATGAGAGGTCGCCGTCGATCTTTCCCTGGCGCTCGTTCATGAGTTTAAGTAATGGTTTGTAGAGAATTTTATTCAAAAGAATGAGAAGGATGAGAAAGTTCGCCCATTGGATCAAAATAACGAGGGGGTTGATGATCAGGGCGCCGCTGCCGAAATTGTAGCTGTGCAGCAGCTCCTCAAGCGCGCTTTTTTGTCCGGCGGCCTCCGCGGGACACTGAATGAAAAAGACGGCCGCCAGCACGGCTCCGCATATGAACCACCCGTAAGCTATTTTTCGCAGAATCGAGGGCTTCATCCGAATCTCATGGCACACCGCCCGTGTGGAACGGCAATTTATACGGAACAATCCGTCAGGGAATCCAGACCCGAACGGCAGAATGAACACTGATAAGTGAATGATCCACACATTCGAAAGGGCCCGGACAATTTGCCCCGGC
The DNA window shown above is from bacterium and carries:
- a CDS encoding ATP synthase F0 subunit B; translated protein: MWGLYVLTLLALPLLLPELSWAAEAGEVHHKAFSLKEELFKLMNTLIVIAILYKVAYKPIRKFFQERREGIQKALAEAQKARVESERLLGEQRSKVADLEAELGRVRKQGEMERESMWKRLQSDQDDLAERLLEHARGAIELEGKKARAELQNEAARLAVELAEEILRKNLGPEDQKRLMENFLSKVATVNGGGI
- a CDS encoding ATP synthase F0 subunit B, which gives rise to MKPSILRKIAYGWFICGAVLAAVFFIQCPAEAAGQKSALEELLHSYNFGSGALIINPLVILIQWANFLILLILLNKILYKPLLKLMNERQGKIDGDLSSAERDRSEALGYVSQYEDSLSEIQRENTDAVVKLQQEMTERTRVRIEEIRVKTDQEVEEARVAIRRDAEAVAGELKDRARGFAADIANRLAGRAVA
- the atpH gene encoding ATP synthase F1 subunit delta, with the translated sequence MTGGEVARRYAKALVGIADRAGTLDETGAELEAAAQAIGGHADLRRVLENPRFPKPTRVRLVENVLRSSGASDLIRNFLRVVVEKDRVTDLSAIAGYYRELSDDKRGRVRAEIRSAALLDGDSIERLRKRLSEVTGKEVIVDTKQDESLIGGLTCRVGSVMMDGSIRNQLKNLREKLVVD